TATCAGGCtacaatataacaaaatttTGGAGGTGGTCTGAATACTATTCATTTGTCTTTTGATCTGATACAGTGCTCAGGATCTGGTCTTCATACTTGTAATAATACCAAAAACTGATACCACACAATGTGGTGTACGTACAACATTCATTGTGCATACATTGATACAGGAagacacagcagcagcagagcaCAAATGTTCAGTGTTTGGATTTAATTGAAGATTAATGAGACATACCAAAGCATAGAAGGCTGCAAACTGCCAAAAGTAACCTGATTAATGATGGCATTCCTAGTTGTTGTTGATTATGTTACAAATGATGCAGGAAAAAAACGAATTACATAAATGATAatactaattaataaataaattacagcatACTTCTATCTTAGAGAAATAATTGACTTTTAAAGCAattggttttttatttttgtgttgtgtttaattaattttttcagTTGCTTTACATTCTAATGTGAAAGAAAGCCAGTATAGAAAGTGACTTCTTTAAAGCTGAATatatgattaaaatgtaattttgccatttttttcatGGAGACTTTGAGTATGTAAACccttatttcattttaacacaCTTGTTCTATTCTTTGTCTtctactgattttattttaataaaccgTTGCTTTTACTGTTGTTTAACTTAAAGGCACTGAATTGACACGATAACCTGTAACATGGctttatacaatattatataaagaaTGTGATGCATGAAATACCATTTGACCAGAATTAAACCTGGAATACAGCATTTAGAGGTTCAGCTATTTTCTACAGTTGCATTGTGTTTTGTCATCAACTCTACAAAGTTTGGTGACCAGACTATGCACAACTAATAATAGGCTTTAtggtttgtcattttaaaaatgttgaatgAAATCCTTTTGATAGAAAGCTTTAGCTATCctagacagtttttttttcttcaaatcataatttctttttaatccaATTACCCCTTATAATCTTATAATCTCTCTTTCACAGGTTCCTCTGCAGCTATTAGAAATTGTGGAATGTCGGGACATGTTCCAGCTTCATATCACATGCAAGGATTGCAAGGTCATAAGGTCAGGGAGTACATTAGCTGTTTGCAATATTGGAGGTGAAATTAAACAATGAATTTGCTCTCCAAGTGcagactttcagctttaatttgaggctATGAACATCCAAGTGGGTTAAATAATTTAGTGTTCTATATGTCTATATGTTTTCACTCCTTTTAAGGCACCAAAAATAATTGGACAAactaaaataatcataaataatattgtcatttttaaagactttttaagtaatttttaaGGCGAATGACTGTCTGAAGTCTGTAACACATAGACATCATCACATGCACAGTTTCTTACATAGTGGTGCTCTGCCAGGCCTCAACTGCAATCTATCTTGAGTTTGAGGTTCTTGGGCTATTTGACTTCATCAAGAGAAATGCCACTCTGTTGGAATCAGGTCCGGTGAATTGGCCATTGCAGTTCTGCAGAACATTCCACTTCTCTGTCTTAAAAAATGTCTTAGGGTCAAGTACACTTTGGGTCAATGTCCATCTGCAGTGTGAAGTCATGCTCAATGGGTACTGAATCATTTGCTTTAGCCACACAACAGATGTGCAAACAAGAATATCTTACAATAACCTATAGGTCTAATTACATAACGTATAATTGTAGGACACCTAGCAGTCCTTGGTATCCACAAACCTTTTGAGGTCTGGCTTGTAATTCATTTGTGGATACTTGAAGTAATTCTTTCACGTGTCAGTTGGAGTAATGCTTTGATTTCCCTTGCTCAGAAAAACTGGAAAGCACATCACCTTTTGTAAGCCAACCCACAGTACAGTGAAGAAAGATTAGATGAAAGATCTTCATCAAGTTCAGATTAGATTTTTGAATGGTGTGAGattgagagcatgtgtgtgtttaaaatgaacaattttgAGGTTTCATAATGTGGTCCAAGTGCAGCCAAATGTTCTTCATGGGTAATACAgagaaataacaaaagaaactCTCAGTTTTACACTGATACCAACATGGCTGTCACACCGGCAATGTCTATTGCACGTATGTCTATCTGCTCTTTCTTTTATCCTCTCTGCTAATCAGTTTTCTTCTATGCTTCCAacttggaatatttccaaaattctcCAAATGaagttcccatggaaagtttctggaaatttaccggaaatttTCTGTCCCTTAGCAACCCTAATAATTACAGATTATCTTTGTCAACAACATTCATCAGTGTTACTTTAAGATCAATGCAAACTCTCCATCACTGTACATCTTTTTAGATGAGCAATGAGCAATGTTCCATGCCAGCTGATATGATGCTAATGTGACTGTCCCTTAATGGCTGTTAAATTGATTGAAAAAGCTGAGGTTGGTTCTCTGACTGACATTTCATTGTGTTTACATTGTACTTGCGAAGTTCACTGCCTTTTGGGAAATTCCCGACCCACATGGAATGAGGTGAACTGGTGATCAATATTTGAAGATTTAAAATGCGACAGTAAAGTCTGGCATATTGAGCAGACTGGTTTCTATTTCCTTTTAACAAAGGATATAAATTAcataattagattaaaaaaattaatttctgtACTCATCATAATTACACTTAGCTGCAATCCCATGACTCTGCCATGATTATTCACACTTATTAACTTCATTATTCAACCAGCCTAAGCTTACTGTGGATGGTATAACTTAGAAGTCAtgaaaatggcatttttttaacTGCTTTAGGACAATTGCTGTGATGGCATTAGGAGTGCAATTGCCACAGTTCAGCATTCAAGTCCCCATCAGTGAATAGTTGATAATTTACaataaattttcatttatttcatttatcctTTATGTAACCATATTTCCTGGTTAAACAaattgcactttttgaccataCGGTATAGTACACAGTTATGTATAAAAGGGAACCCAGATGAGGTTTATTTCAAAATTAGTTTTTTGGAATGTGAAAAAGGCAGCATTATGAATATGGTAGgcatctaaataaaaaataatttcaacaaATAACACCTGACTATACACACTAATTATTTGAGTAGATCAGTTTTTTTGTATATAGCTTTTTTCATTCAATGTGTGAATTGAGCATTATGTTTGACTACAGGTGTAAGTTCTCCACATTTGAACAGTGTCAGAAGTGGTTAAAGAGGCTTTCCTTAGTGACACAGCCTCCCTCTCACCTGGAGGAGCTTTTCTCTTTTGCTTTCCACGCCTGGTGTATGGACTCTTACAGCAGTGAGAAGGAGCAGCCTTGCAGGCCGGGTACTGTCCCCAGCTCCCAGTTTTCATCACCTTGCTTTACTGTAGTATATTTGTAATTTACAAAATTCATATACATGAAACAAAGATGAATTATTAAGATTACACTGTATGTTCTTATTatcacaaaacaaataataattgcCTGATTTACTTGATCCAATGTGTCACTTGTATCTGCTGATATGTTGCAGCTAGTAtcagtgaaaaacagaaaaatattagattgagtttagaaaaaaaaaagaatcccaTGGTACCTTTCATATTTTTAAGATGCTGTTCCCTAGCATTTAcatattttgttttgaattgCATCTTTGCCCTTTCCTTCTGCTATATACTTTTGTCACTGGTTAAattgcttttctcttcactaggAGATCATGTTATCTTTCAGTTTCACAGTGAAGTCAAACGAATGGGCTTTGACACTCAGAATGTGTGGAGGATATCAGAGATCAATGATAATTACAAGTGAGTTGTTCATTCTCAGAAATTTGATGTGATTCCTCACATCTGATACTCTGCCCATCCCATTTCACACAACCTTAGTAAGGTTTTAACGATCACCATGTGTATTGCTTTCTATTATGTTATTAATATTGGATTTCTTCTTATGGCACAGAAACATTGTTGTATTTAAGTATGGATGAAGCATTGTACTTCAGGGCAGAGTTACTGCAGATGTCATTCAGCACAATTTTAATTTCTGGTAACAGTGTTTTCTGTCTGATGCTACCAGACTGTGTTCCAGTTACCCGCAGCTAGTTGTTGTACCAGCCTGGATCACTGATAAAGAGCTGGAGAATGTGGCAGCCTTTCGCTCCTGGAAAAGGTTTCCAGCTGTGGTCTACAGGTTGGTCTACACTTCAGCATTGTCTCCCACTTAATGTCACCCTCATTGAACATGTGAatatgtacatgtgtacataAAGTCATACAAATCCAATGGGTATTTCTCACTGAAGTTTCCATACATCTCTAAAATGTCCTCAGCTACACTGTTGTGAGGTCTCAAATATTTTGGTGTGATATTTGCACAACCTGCAGGCACCAGAGTACAGGAACAGTGATAGCCCGCTGCAGCCAGCCAGAGGTGAGCTGGTGGGGCTGGAGGAATGCAGATGATGAGCACCTGATACAATCTATTGCCAGAGCATGTTTCATGGACAGCAGCTCAACCAAAACATTCAGAAATCGCTCATACTTCTATGACTACCAAAATGAGCCTGGTCTCTCAGATGTTGAATTTAGTAAGTTTCACAGCATTTCTATTTCAGTGCAAGCAAATACCTTGCTGCCtgaaattattttcccataCTCCATTTTTGTGCTTTAGACTCCTCCATGACAAACGGTTCAGAGGTGGATTCCTTGGCCATCCAACCTCATAAGCTCCTGATTTTGGATGCCAGGTCTTATGCTGCTGCAGTGGCCAACAGAGCCAAAGGAGGAGGCTGTGAGTGTCCAGGTAAAAATAAAGCCTCTGTTCAGGATTTTACCTAATATAGCATATGCAATATGCAGAAACCCAGCAATGCTTAATGCTGCATGTATGTGTTGATGCTGCACGAGTGGGCATGataaattcatgtttttttcctcctggcAAGTGGAAGCAGAAGTATATTTTCCCAGTCCTGTTCTTTGGCTCCTCGAAACCTAATTGCTTACTGCTTTATGTTCTTGTCATCCTTTAGAATACTACCCTAACTGTGAAGTGCTCTTCATGGGCATGGCTAACATCCATACCATTCGCAAGAGTTTCCAGTCTCTGCGATTCCTTTGTGCTCAGATGCCTGACCCAGCCAAGTAAGTCTTTCTGTTTCCAAACTTGGGATGATCTCGTAGAATTTTTAGATTGTGCAGCTATGATATTTGCTGTTTGTGATGGAAGCTTAAGATAAGATATCCAAACCATAATCTTAATCATTTGTatgtaacattattaaacagTTGTAATTTTTGTATGTTCATTTGCTTGTTCAGTAGTTTGTTTACTATTAAAGAATAGCTGccattgtaatttttttgtatttgatataataacacttaaaaggttttttttaaccatcaGTACTGCCACTTCTTtcagtttgtttaattattgtttttattatagtcACATCATGTTTCATTTTCCCTACAAACACATTTTTCCTCTGTTTCCCATTGCTTCATCAGGTTTCCCTTCTTCACTTCTATAATTCTATTCTTCACATTCAAACCCACAGGCACAGGAAATATAGCCCTGAACAGGCTTGAAATGATAGTATAGTGAATGGTAATAAAGTGcatctttttagttttattattgtatttaattttacattgCATATAGTATTCTGTTGCCTTATATCATGCCTTACATCCCCTTATTTAGATAACCAGTTATTAGAGTAATTGTATATGGGTGatgaattgtaaaataaaaatcccaaaCCTTTGTACTCATAAATTGTAGGGTAAACTCTAGTAGGCAATTGGATGAAGCAATTTCTCTCTGTAGAAGTGCCcataatgtacattgtatgGACACCTGACTATCATAGCCATCAAGCATTGTGTTAGTTCAGGCAAGCCATGTAGTAAGCCACATCAGCTGCTAATCAGCTGTCTATGAGGCGCGCCAATCCGGCATGACTCCCTTAATTTCCCCTCCTTTAAATCCTCGCAATCCTGTGCAATTCCACACCCTCCTCCGTCCCCGACTCCTCCGCCAGAACCCGTCGCCAGTGCTGATTAAATTCTTCACGTTTTCCTTCTCTCcccacccccttttttttcattcatatatttaaattaaaaaaaaaaaactaaaaaaaaaaaaaaacaaaaacaaaaaaaaaaactttaacaaGCTATGCGCACCTCGCGcaattctggttctgattctgagcTGTAACGGGGGTCTATTCATTCCCCAGCGCTGCCTCCCTACCCCGTCCATGCAGGCGCGCGGACAGGGGCGTGGGAAAATTCTCCCAGAACATAACCAtcccgccaacactaactgtatgcccGCAATAACCTTCATTTACAAAGTGGACTTGACTGAAATATGTTCTTTtcaacatcccattccagatttagttccCTGTTAGTGTTATAACTTCCACTCCTGTAGGAACGCATTCCACTAGCTTTTACAGTGGGTTTGTGGGGACTTAGCCTTTACTGCAGTAGAGAGGTCAGGAATTGATGTCAGATGAGGCACATAACTGGCAAAAGAATTTGTCCCAAAGGTGTTATGTGGGCTTAAGGTCAGGCCTCTGTACAAACTATGAATTTGTGGAcatcactttgtgcacagggaaaCGGGCTTAGGCCAGGCCCTGTACtttcagtgaagggaaatgCTACATACAACAACATTCTATACATTTCTGTACTTCCACTTTTGTGGCAAAATGGGAGGAAAGCCCACATATGGGTGTAACAGctaggtgtccacatacttttggccatattaTGTATAGGTTTTTAGTGTGGTTCTTTGTGTCTTTAGCTGGCTGTCTGCTCTGGAGAGCACTAAGTGGCTGCAGCACTTGTCTCTTCTTCTGAAGGCCGCTCTGTTAGTGGTGAACGCTGTGGATCGTGACCACAGACCCGTGTTGGTGCATTGCTCAGACGGCTGGGATCGTACACCACAGATAGTGGCACTGTCCAAACTCCTGTTGGATCCTTACTATCGCACAATAGAGGTGAGCTTAGTCATTCCTAGAAGAAGAAAGGGACACATTGTTGTAGATGTGCATTTTTTAAGTTATCTTGAAGGGGGTCTTGTAAATCTTAAATCATAggtaaaatattgttttaaatcCTGACTTTCCAGGATTTTacttaaaagataaaaataaaattttagtaCGTTCATTTTAGCAGTATCCTTTGTGGCTGACTCCTTTCAAATAGGATATGCAATGGTCATATGCCTTTTGCctaaatatttattcagataACCAAAGAGTTAACAAATTGTTAATCTTATTTTGGGGCAACACTTTGTCTTATTGTATATTCAATTAATGGACATTAGTTCAGCAAGTTCTGTTTGCCTTTAGAAAATCACTCAGTGAAATTGGTATGAAATCTTTGTGTTCATGATATTTTCTCACTTCTTATTTTTGGTGTCACCAGACTTGTTACAGACTGAATGTTATCATATTACTTATGGTTGACGTGCAAATCAGACACCTAATTCTATATAGTAGTCTAAAATCTCaccatgtaatttttttatgctGCCACACATAGTTTAAATAGACAGATCATAAGGGGATTGAGTGTGTTCTTGAAATGGCTCTATTTGCAAACggcatacagtatgttgcaACAAATATTGTTAGATTGTTTTCTTTGTATGGTGAAAGACTAATATACTTGATGCAAACATGTTTGTTAACATCAAAAAATGCTACAAAATGAGTTGTATGTAGTATCATTGCTTTAAAAACATCTGACTTCTGAATACATAGGGTTTTCAAGTCTTGGTAGAGATGGAATGGCTTGACTTTGGTCATAAGTTTGCTGACCGCTGCGGACATGGAGAGAATGCAGAGGATCTGAATGAGCGATGTCCAGTGTTCCTGCAATGGCTGGACTGTGTGCACCAGCTCCAGAGACAGTTCCCCTGCTCATTTGAGTTCAATGAGGCCTTTTTGGTAATTTTCATGCTGTCAGTAATTACAAATTTAGTTagactgaatgaaaaaaataaattcatttgttGCCAGGCAGCAGTCACTCTgttccatttaaatgaattatagGTCTGCCTCTCAGTTCACACACTTCACAGACAGAAGTctctttaaattgaattgaatgttaaATTGAATGCGATATgctaaaatgttttgtgtgggtgtgttttagGTGAAGCTGGTGCAGCACACATACTCGTGTTTGTTTGGCACGTTCCTGTGTAACAgtaagaaggaaagagaagaccAACACATCCAAGAGAGAACTTGTTCTGTGTGGTCTCTGCTACACCCAGCTAACTGCTCCTTCAAAAACATGCTCTATTCATCACAGTCAGAGATGGTGTGTCCTTACAGCCCTTTCTTAGCACTCATTTTGTCCCTAAAGTATCCTTATGTATCAGTCATGATCATTTGTAATTCATTTAAtcaatgtttttaaattcactTCATTCTCTCGACCTTTCATTTGGTTTGTGATCTTGTAAGAATGTTCTTAATTAATCCTATTTCCTGccatcttttttttactgtctgaTTTCATAAGGTTTTGTATCCTGTGTACCATGTGCGTAACCTGATGCTGTGGAGTGCAGTTTACCTGCCTAGCTCATCTCCCACAACACCCTACAATGAATCATGTGTTTCCTACCATCTGTCTGGTGCCAACCCTGAAGACCAGCCTCTAGTCAGGTGAGCCCAGAAGccaccaagtcaagtcaaatcaagaagcttttattgtcatttcaaccatatatagctgttgcagtacacagtgaaatgagatgtttctccagaccatggtgctacataaaacaaagacagagctaaggacttagtaagtaatcctagccacataaagtacatctgtgacaagacaaaaagacagtgcaggacaaaagacaatacacaaaagacaataaacaaaaacagcgcTGACAAGTGTAAATATATCCAGAAtaactggaatgaacacagtattatagcagcagttacatgaggtattgtagtgtattgtgcaaaacagcattcaactgaaatgtgagacaacatgtgcaaagagcaaaaacagtgtgcacaacagcatgtaaacaatttgataaatgtatattggaagagtgtgtatttggtgtaggtctgtgcagttcatacagttgatgtgcatgtgtgtgttgtgctcagtaaagttattaaggagtctgatggcttgtggaaagaaactgttacacagtcatGCGGGCCCGAAAGCTTCGGTACATTTTTCCAGAGGGCAGgaggatgaagagtgtgtgtgaggggtgtgtggagtcatccacaatgctgttggcttgaTGGATGCAgcatgttgtgtaaatgtccactatagagggaagagagactccaatgatcttttcagctgtcctcactatctgctgcagggacTTGTGATCCGATATGGTGCATTTTCCAAACCAGACAGTAGCTGAGCCATTTATGAAATCATGCAAGTTTCCTGAACAGTTTGATTTGCCTTATTAcaacacaccttcagaggtaTTAAGAAGTCCATGCATGGGTCAGGGCTGTTGTGGCTGCTCAAGGGGGTGCTACAATATATTAAGCAGGTGTTTTTAATATCATGGCTTGATcctgtgtatgtatattatatttataggcttcaatttcttaattttttcttAGCAAAATAGAAAGATGGAAATTACTCTACTGCTATATTGTTGGACATCATTGCTTTGTTTAATGCAATGATGTCACAATGTGTAATCACTAGGTGCAAGCCATTTGAACAAAATTTTTTTGTGTTCCATGAACAGGCATCCCAAAACCCGATCTTTTGATAACTTGCCCAGTGCATGTGAAGCTGGAAATTCTCTGCTGTTTAACAGACGTTCCAGCGACACCAGTCTGAATGAGAAGTGGCAAGAGCATTGCAGATCACTGGAACGCAACATAAAGACAGGACCTGATGGCACCATGCTGCAGGACACAGAGGAATGGCCGAATGGCCAGTTGGTGGCTGGACTTAATATAGCTACATTGGATAGGGGGACAGAGAAGTCTTCTCAAGATGTCAACTGTATAAGGTTGCCATTAGGGGAGGGAGTGGAGGCTGAGCTTTCAGTGGACATGGCAATGGGACAGATAGAAAATGTTTTGCAAGAGGCTGCTGCAGACAGCCTCAGAGATGCTAAAGCAGAGCATGTTAACAATCATGTTATTTCCAGTGATACTGAGAATCAATACATCACTGATACTGATTTGACTGTGGTTGAGAAAAATGGTGTTTCCAGTGGCTTTGAGGTGCCTAAAGGTGATTATGCTGAAGATGACAATGTTGAAAGTCCAAATGAGACAAAattcagtgatgttcagtgtcAACCTTCTGAGGTGATTGAGAAATCATGTGATTCCGTGGTTCAGTCACTTCATGCCTTAGATAAAGCCACTGAGAACAAGGAATCAGTCCAGATCCTGGAAGATGTTTTAAACGAATGCACAGCAAATGAGGCCCGAAATCTTCATAGCAGTTTTAGTCTTACTTGCGCTCTACCCACTGACATCAACAATTTCAGAAATGGCTATGGAGAAGAGTTTAATAACGAGCAACAAGTTCTCTGTCCGGTTCCAGAAACTACCAGGCCTGTTACAGAGGTGGCTGAgaaatttctttctgtcttggAAAGCTCTACAGAAACCCTCACTGAAGATTTGGGCATCCAATCAGACTCTCTTGTACCCATTTCTGCACAGCCTAAAACCGAACCCACATGCCCAGAGTCAGATATTGAGCCAGAAAGTACTTCCAGAATGCTAAATGGAACCAGCAAGCACCCATCCCTCGGTGGCCTAcctctttctttcacttctgCTAAACGCCTCCACTCCATGTGTAATGGTGATACCTCTGAACCCATCAGCAGCTCCTCTGCTCAAGGCTGCATGCATTCAGGCCCCAGCCATCTTGATGATGATGGCCTCACCCTGCACACAGATGTCATGCAGCAGCGCCTGTGCCAGATAGAGGCTGGTCACCAGCTTGAAGTTGAGACACTCAAAAGGCAGGTGCAAGAGCTGTGGAGCCAGCTGCAGAGCCGGCATCCCACCACAACCCAGCGCTGCCTCAGTGGTGACCTAGGAGATGAAAtggtgagcttttttttttaaatcaaattaagGGGATTATCCTGAAGGTTTATTCTGGTTCAAGCTGGATTCAGGTATCACATATATTGTAGTGCCATTGTGCTATTTATTTTGCAAAGACCAAGTTGTTCTTTGCTCATTTCTTTACCATTttcacttctcttttctttgttaGACCTCATTTGCAGATTCTGACATTAACCTGGACCCAaactgtctgtcacactgcaGCACAGAACTCTTCTCAGAGATCAACTGGGAGCAAGTGGACCGACAAGACACTGAGGCAGTAGACTTTATGATGAATTTTTGTGCTGTATTTCAATATTTCTGTAGAAGCTTAAAAAGGTTAGAATTGTTGTGCTTAGCTAAACAATCATTTCAGTAAAATGCCAGATTTTTGGAGAAAACAGATATTTTTGGAGGAAATTAATATTCCTTGtttctgtaaatgtgtttgaaaaactgtttaatttagactacatttagtcttttttttgtatgtaccTTCTGACTAGTAATTATGGTCAGTTACAAATTGTGGTGTGAAATGAGAACTCATTGAGAACATATGGGTACAGCAATCAACGAAAATTACAGTTTGtgataaaattattttgtaGAATTATTTGATAATAAATAGAAGTGTGTGATTTCACTTGCTATCTTAAATTATCTACTTATTCTTGCATTACCtataacaatgaaataaaaaaaaaacatgcaaaaaatacaTGATAATAATTTTGCAGATGACCCGGTGGTATCCTGATCATCTGGCTGCACAGTGTTATGGCTGTGAGAGAGGATTTTGGCTGGTCACTAGGAAGCACCATTGCAGGTATACATAAGCTTAAGATTTCCACTGTCCTGGGTGTGTAAGATGTTCTCAGGTTAATCTTtatgtgcagtttttattttagcagAGTCAACTGATTTAACCTCATTTTATCCATAAGATGTCAAATTGCCTTAGTTATGGTTTATCGGCAGGCAAATATATTCAGGAAGAAGCTAAAATGAAACCTGAGTTTATCAGTTAGTCATTCATTCTGCACTCAGTGTGTACTTCAGTGTAATCACAGCTGAATAAAACACCCCACctcttaaataaaaacaaaacatgtaaaCTATGTTGTAAAGTTACTGCAATATGTAAAAAATAGCTGCAGTGACTACATGTAATGTTTATTGGCTACAAAGCAAAATTCCACTGAACAAGTTACTGGAAGTTTCTGCAAATTTTGATTACGAGAGAATTTATGGTTTTTGATCCCCAAAAAGATTGCAACAACTAAAATGCCTTTTAGCAATTCCTCATTTTCCCtcttttcctataacagaaaCAAGGAGTGTATGGAGGTGGcctggtgagaaaaaaaagatacccactctctctccctctcattacCTCTTTACTGTCCTTTTAATCTCATGACATTTAAGAGTGAAAATGCCCTTTCTGTCACTCTGAAAGCTGAAGCTGAGCATTGGAATTCTTGCACATAAATTTCAGCAGGGAATTGCTTTAGAGATTAGGATGTCTGCAGTTCTCTTCTTTTCACTTACATTTCACTTACATTTCAAAAAGTAGATTAAGTAATGGaactttttgaacatttttgggTTTGTGTTGTATAGAATTCCCCAAAAAAGATATTAACAGACATCTGATGAATCAAATGATATAGCTGGAATTACAACTTGATTAGAAAATcagtataaaatgaaaaagtttctAATATCACACGAGTCATTTAGCCCATAAATTTACTGTTGTTTAATTACTTGTAGTCCCAAACAAGACAATGGAGAGGTCTGAAAGTACatgttgtgtgtactgtgtggaGACTGCATGTATATTTGTTTTGATATTTGGAGTAGGTGGATATTTGTGATTGGTTTTTAATGAGTGAACTTACACTCACAGAGATTTGAGAGCTGTTTTTGCACCGTCTCCTCCTTGATAAAGATTAAATAACCTAAAATATGTTTATGGTAAatttgcatgtggtgaactacGTTCCCCTCTGAAATTACTGAAACAGCAAGGCCGATTCTTTgttttacactgaaaaaaaaaacatttggattTGACAggaaaagatgaatatgagacgATACATCAGCTTTCAACTGAGAAATGAGATTtatacggaagcgtattgcattcacttgagtaaaaaaaatctctgtttttctgaattaacgacttaattatctcagaattatgagaatttttcaggaaaaaagattttttttgctctgtttttctgaatcaacgacttaattatctcagaattatgagaatttttcaggaaaaaaatttttttgctctgtttttctgagttaacgacttaattatctcaaaattatgagaatttttcaggaaaaatattttttgctctgtttttctgaattaacgactcaattatctcaaaattatgagataatttttcaggaaaaaaaaatttttgctctgtttttctgaattacaTCAATTacaacgctgatgctgggtaatatctcttcacattaccgctttactaaaaaaccaacaaacaacttaactacttcttaattgagacaaatggatatatatatatatatctttcaaaaaccatcattctgtatgatttatatgctgcttccctcatggagc
The genomic region above belongs to Tachysurus vachellii isolate PV-2020 chromosome 11, HZAU_Pvac_v1, whole genome shotgun sequence and contains:
- the mtmr3 gene encoding myotubularin-related protein 3 isoform X1, which encodes MNLQTDTRLNLPVQLLFILFCAFLEEGNIRDSQKVPFPELHGEFTKYVGRAEDAVIAMSSYRLHVKFKESIVNVPLQLLEIVECRDMFQLHITCKDCKVIRCKFSTFEQCQKWLKRLSLVTQPPSHLEELFSFAFHAWCMDSYSSEKEQPCRPGDHVIFQFHSEVKRMGFDTQNVWRISEINDNYKLCSSYPQLVVVPAWITDKELENVAAFRSWKRFPAVVYRHQSTGTVIARCSQPEVSWWGWRNADDEHLIQSIARACFMDSSSTKTFRNRSYFYDYQNEPGLSDVEFNSSMTNGSEVDSLAIQPHKLLILDARSYAAAVANRAKGGGCECPEYYPNCEVLFMGMANIHTIRKSFQSLRFLCAQMPDPANWLSALESTKWLQHLSLLLKAALLVVNAVDRDHRPVLVHCSDGWDRTPQIVALSKLLLDPYYRTIEGFQVLVEMEWLDFGHKFADRCGHGENAEDLNERCPVFLQWLDCVHQLQRQFPCSFEFNEAFLVKLVQHTYSCLFGTFLCNSKKEREDQHIQERTCSVWSLLHPANCSFKNMLYSSQSEMVLYPVYHVRNLMLWSAVYLPSSSPTTPYNESCVSYHLSGANPEDQPLVRHPKTRSFDNLPSACEAGNSLLFNRRSSDTSLNEKWQEHCRSLERNIKTGPDGTMLQDTEEWPNGQLVAGLNIATLDRGTEKSSQDVNCIRLPLGEGVEAELSVDMAMGQIENVLQEAAADSLRDAKAEHVNNHVISSDTENQYITDTDLTVVEKNGVSSGFEVPKGDYAEDDNVESPNETKFSDVQCQPSEVIEKSCDSVVQSLHALDKATENKESVQILEDVLNECTANEARNLHSSFSLTCALPTDINNFRNGYGEEFNNEQQVLCPVPETTRPVTEVAEKFLSVLESSTETLTEDLGIQSDSLVPISAQPKTEPTCPESDIEPESTSRMLNGTSKHPSLGGLPLSFTSAKRLHSMCNGDTSEPISSSSAQGCMHSGPSHLDDDGLTLHTDVMQQRLCQIEAGHQLEVETLKRQVQELWSQLQSRHPTTTQRCLSGDLGDEMTSFADSDINLDPNCLSHCSTELFSEINWEQVDRQDTEMTRWYPDHLAAQCYGCERGFWLVTRKHHCRNCGNVFCASCCDQNIPVPSQHLFEPSRVCKTCYNSLRSSPPPLDLEFDKSITASSN